The genomic window CTGAGGGACTAAGTGGAAAGATTCAGAGACTGCACCCTCTCCTTggtgccccacccctccccgccgCGGGTATATTCTGTTGCCGGTTGCCCCACAACCTGTCCTCAAGCCTCACTGCCCCCGCATACTCCCCCTTTCAcccaattttataaaatgatgctCCTATGAACACCTCCAAGCCCCGGAGGTGAAACAACTCCCAGCTTCTTGCGGATTTGCAGCTTTCTGGTTAAGGTTTAGCCTTTAGAAGATGCAACCCCATACCCACTTCGTAACTGTTTGAGAGGATGCCCGGCGGCGTGTTGGTGTCTCTCACTGGAATCTCAGTACCGAGGGGGCTTTCGAAGcgctccctctctttttccttttcttccgaCGGTCTGTCATCACCCATTGTTTCCCCAACTAACATAACGGCTGAGCAAAGAAGCCCAATATGATGTTTCTGGTCTCCAGCCGCCCACTGGCCTCTTCTTGGAAAGGGCAGGgggatgtggaaaaaaaattctggttcCCTCCACTTAAGGCTGAGGGCTTTCGCTTTCGCTTCCTCCTCCGACGGTTTCTGGGTCCAGGCGACAATGGCGTTGCTGGAGGTGTGCGGAGCCCCCCGAGGGCAGTGGAAGGATTGCGCTGTCCCGACGCTGGGAAGCCAGTTTCGCTCGGACCCTGGACACTACAGCTTCTCTCTGCGGTCTCCGGAGTTCGCCTTCCCGCGGGGAATGCAGGTCAGGTTGTAAAGAGAATCCCCGGCGAGGGGGAGACGGGGAGGAgggcacagaggaagggagagtcCCCCTTGAGACTACCCAGAGGGGGCCATCCTTTAATGAAGGAGAACCCCGTCCAGGGCCCCGTGCCAGGGAGGAGGACACGTGGGACTCAGGGACTGATCGCCTGCCTGAGGATTAGAAAGTACAGATTAGGGCAAAGTTAGAGGTGTGGTGGAGGGAGACAAGAGAGCTTTCCAGCCAGTTCTGCCTCACACATGGATCATGAATCACAAAACCTTTCTCCCGGGGCTCTCATGGGCCTTGGGAACTTTGCTAGCCTCCTCTAGCCACTCACTGTTGTGCGTCCTGGCTCAATCACTTGTCTAGGTTTGGGGTATcgcttctgtaaaatgaggatattatTAACAAAACGTGTTGTGAGTGTTAAATGACCtatgaatggaaagaaaaagcgCATTAAAGTCGCCCTTAAAATGTTTACTTATGgtgaatatttatttcctttcatatCTATTGTGCTGGAAGATGGAAGAGATTGGTGTCATGtgcttgttcttttccttctcccaagtCAGATCCTGGTAGAGATTGGTTATTAACTCTTTCGGTTATTCATGGTTGGAGAGTTTCTGCCCATCTCCTCACTCCCAGACTCTCGTGAAACTTTTTCTGGAGCCTTGTGTTTCAGAAGTTTTCAGTGCCCCTTTGTCTACCTCTTCTCTCTAATTAGCCCACTGAATTCTTCCAGTCCCTTGGTGGGAATGGTGAAAGGAATGTTCAGATTGAGATGAACCATGGCACTACCACTCTGGCCTTCAAGTTCCAGCAAGGAGTGATTGTGGCAGTGGATTCTCGGGCTACGGCTGGGAGTTACataggtgagtgtgtgtgtgtgtgtgagtgtgtatgtgtgtgtgccagCAGGCGGAATCTGGGGAGCTGGGCCCCTCTCTCAGCAGGAGGCCCACATCTGCATCAAAGCAGAAGCAGATACTAATTTTGGATACACAGTGAGAGCTGTGGGGTCCATCCAACTCTCTCAAAGCTCCATCTCCTTCCAGCCAGCACAAGGGTTAACAAGGTGATTGAGATTAACCCTTACCTGCTTGGGACCATGTCTGGTTGTGCAGCGGACTGTCTGTACTGGGAGCGACTGCTGGCCAAGGAGTGCAGGTAGGCCAGGCCTCCTATCCCCCTCCTAAGCCCAGGGGTCAATGGTGGATCCTGGAACCCCCAGATCACTGTTCCTCATCCTTTCCCCCGGGGCTAACGTAGCATGTTGGTGTTAATGTAGCATTTCACAAAACAGCCTTCTGTTGATTCGAAAACCTTCTCCCAAATCTCAGCCTGTGCTCTTGCCAATAAGCCAGATAGATAAGTTGTCACTTATTTAGCACTGATGTCATAAACCCTGGTGGGATGGTGTCATTTACTAGGATTTCTTTGTGTGGTTTAGATACTTTAAATTCCGAATCTCTCCCTGATCCTTAGATCCTACCAAaccattcttctcaaatgcttaTCTCTTTAATTATTTCCTGCACATCAAGCAGGCTGCTCTCCGAGAGCTAGACTTCTCCTGTCCCCTCTGAGTCCACTGCCCCCACCACCCTGTTGTACCCAGGCTGTACTATCTGAGGAATGGGGAGCGTATCTCAGTGTCAGCAGCCTCCAAACTGCTCTCCAACATGGTGTTCCAGTACCGGGGCATGAACCTCTCCATGGGCAGTATGATCTGTGGCTGGGATAAGAAGGTGGGTGCTCTCCAGTCTTCCTATTTTCCCATGACAGGTGAGAGACTGATTCCCCAGGTTATAGGACTGTTCCAGCATACCCATGGACTATTTCTGGGTCCAGAGGTGGACCATTTTTCCGTAAGCTTGTTCTTTTGGATAAAATAGCTGACTCCAACTTTTTCCCCCTGAAGTTCTATGATTGTTACTAAAATGCTGGTTCAAATGTTCCTGGGTAATGCTTATTCTTTTATCCACTTTCTATGGCTCACATTTGAACCTGTATGTTATTAAAAACCCCCTCTCCAACTCTAATGGGGAACTTCTTGCTTCCTGTAGGGTCCTGGACTCTACTATGTAAGCGAAGATGGGACTCGGCTCTCAGGAAGTATGTTCTCCACTGGCAGTGGGAACTGCTATGCCTATGGGGTCATGGATAGCGGCTATCGACCTGATCTTAGTCCTGAAGAAGCCTATGAGCTGGGCCGCAAGGCTATTGTTTACGCCACCCACCGAGACAGCTATTCCGGAGGTGTTGTCAACAGTAAGAGACCCGTGCTGCCACATCCCTAGATGGGGAAAGGGGATTTGAGATTGGGAGAGTTAGATGAGATAAAATGGTAGGGAAgaatctttctttctgtctgtctgtctttctctctttctttcagatttatttatttatttgagaaagagagagcaagcatgcatgggggtgggaggagggggcagaaggagagaaacttcaagcaaactccctgctgagcgcggagcctgatgcaggctccatctcttgatcctgagatcttgacctgagaccaaactaagagtcagacgtttaacctactgagctgcccaggtgtggGAAGGAGGTTTTCAGCATCCAAAGAGGGGCATTGAAGTTCAGTGATGAAGTATTTGTTGAGCGTGTGTTTGGGAGTATGTTATTGTCACCTTCCACAGAACGCATGAACAGGAACTTGCTGGAGTGAATGGTGACTCCCTGTTCTTTCTCATCTGCCCACAGTGTACCACATGAAGGAGGATGGTTGGGTGAAAGTGGAAAGTAGAGATGTCAGTGACCTGCTGCACCAGTATCGGGAGACCAGTCAGTAACAGCCGTGACTGAGCACGCCTTTTCTGGCACAGTCTGGCCAACTCAGGAATCTGGGCTAGTTTACACTCCCGAGGAGAGGGGAGCCTTAACCTGAGCCCCAAGGGAGAGAACCAGTGGGCAGTGTGAATAGGGTGGAGTTTATCCTTTTGTGTGTTCTCTGTTTCAAGAAGCATTCCCCCTACCCCACATTTTGGGTGCCCCACTAAGCGCAATAAAAGAAAATGGTTATAAATGCCTCTGTGTTGCTGCTGAGTGGACTTGGGGCTGGGGCCgttgtggggtgggggcaggaaatAGAGAGGCTTTCCCTGAGAACAGACCTGAGCCCCAACCTAAGAAATGGGGCCTCACCAAATATTTCTGTTGGGTTTTCCTTCCACACTTGTCCCTCCGTGCGCTCAGGAAGGCCGGTCAAGGTCTGTAGACACATATTTGCCATTTAATTTAGGTTAGGGTCCTTTTTATAGGAACGCAAACTGAAGACTCCCGTATGGTTCGCTGTTAATGGTTTGTGTGTCTGGGAGCGGGTTACTAGAACGACTTGTTTTTGACGTTGTAGAATCAGATGAAAAAGCTGCCACCTCACGTGTTTATGGTGATTGGAAATGTGGTACATTTACTCAAATAACATTTTGGGGACACTGGATATTGAATGCAGAGATGGACATTAGGGGTTCAATTTCATGATATGTCACGCTCAATTAATTGCAAGATGACAGGACCATGACTAAAGAGGACTCCCTCCTTGGAAAGGGAAATATGAGGAAAAAGTTAGGAAAATGAGAAAGGCATAATGAGTTTTTCTGAATCATGCAAGGAGCATAGACAATGTCCCCTCTTAGGGAAAGTTAGTTAAAGAAAAAACTTGAAAGCAATTAgcagctgaacagggagcttttgtttccattAAGGACAGAGTCTCCTTATCTCCAAATCTCAGAATGGCAAGCTTggagaaattttaataataataataatttataataatataatatataatatatatttatattatataatataataaggccccatataataataataataattttaatacatCTCCCCCCTTTAAACTAGAAGTGCCTCATTGGTAAACATACCAGTAACATTTCAAACAGGTGGTTTGGAATCCAAGTGATCCTTCCTTTGGGGGTATATTGAGTTGGGAGGTAGTTTCAACCTGAAGAGTTACTTCTGGAATAAACAAACCAGCATGTTCCATAGGTGGGCTCTGGGTCAGGCAGGACCTATAGAATCCTGTTTACCCCTTAATCAGTGTTAAAACAAACCAGGAAACAAAGTGCATCCTCCTCATACGCCCGAGGTGCCCCAAGACATAATATGAAACACACACCTAGAGGGACGTGAACTTGTGCTCTGCCCAGGGGGCTTTGTTGAGGAGGGCGGGTGAAGGTAAAGAATCAGGACATTTCCGCTCAAAATTTGTGTAAGTGGAAACATACTGAGGCTCCGGTCAAAGTGTCTGGGACCTTCTATTTAGGAGAAGTCCTGAGTGTCTCTAGCTCAGAATCTGGCTCGGGTTTGATCCCAGACTTTAAAACTTGAGCTGAGGATAGAGGAAGAGGCAGTTCTTTCTCAAAATAGGATCAGAGCTCAAGGCAAGAAAATCCATTGGTTCTCCAAATATAAAACATCTCATTCCTTCAAAgagctttgttttaattaatgaaCTTAAAACACTTTGCAGGAGTTTTCTGCTCCAGAGGCATCGTTGCTAAGTGCAAGAAGCTCCCTGAGGGGCGGGGCGCGTCGCGTGTGCGCCGGGGTTGGCACTGGGCTTCCGCGGGCGGCAGGTGTCGCGCGTCCCCTGCTGGTGGCCGCCCTGCCCGAAACCGGGGCTCGGTCTAGGGAAGCGAAAGCGAAAGCGGCGGGCGCCGGGACGCCCCCGCTTGCAGAGTGTCGCCGGCAGACAGAAGGGGAAAACGAAGGAGAGCCAGGGCGAGCCGATTTCAGAGCTCGGTGCTCAGCACGGAGACGAAAGCCCCCCGGAGCTGCAGTCCCGAAGCCGCCGCGGGTGAGTTCGCGCGGCCCGGAGCCGGGAGCGCTAGCCGAAGCATCCCAACCCGCCACCCATTCGCACCCCCCGCACCCCGctgccgcccccccgcccccggccctcTGGCCTCCCGGAGAGTGCGAGGGAGCCAGGCGGGGACCGCGGGGCGGCTCTTCGGAACTCAGTGGAGGTGGCTGCGGGCTGGGCgtagggcggggcggggggggggggaaatcacgggattttttttttttttgtcttcttctttttttaaaggctgaggCTCCCTACGACGGGCAGAATGCCTTCTGTCATAAGCCGGCCGTAGTGATGGGCACCGGGGACCCAGGGGATCATTCAGGGTAGGGGTGGGTAAATTGAGAAGCTGACGGACGGGTTGAGCGGAGTCGGGGTGGTGAGCATAGGGCAAGGATTGGGACCCCACCTCCGTAATTCCTCTTCTCCCCCTAGATAACACCATGCGGTTCTCTGACCTGAGACCCTGCGCCTTCCTGCTGCTGGCGGACTTGGCTCTCCTCTGGCTGCTTCAGGGGACACTGGGGGCTCTCCTTCCCCCGGGGCTTCCAGGCCTTTGGCTGGAGGGGACCCTGCGACTTGGAGGGCTCTGGTGGCTGCTAAAGGTGGGAGGACTCCTGGGATTGGTGGGAACACTGCTGCCCCCGCTTTGCCTGGGGACCCCGCTGTTTCTTTCCCTGAGGGCCCTGGTCCCAGGGGCCTTGAGTGCTCCCCCAGTCAGAGTGGCTTCAGCCCCCTGGAGCTGGCTGCTGGTGGGGTATGGGGCTGCGTGGCTAAGCTGGGCCATGTGGGCTCTGCTGAGCTCCCCAGGAGCcgaggagaggaagcagggccAGGAGAACAACACAGACTTGATGTGGAGGCTGCTGAAGCTCTCCTGGCCAGACGTGCCCTATCTCATTGCAGCCTTCTGCTTCCTTATTGTTGCCGTGTTGGGTGAGTCCGGAAGGGGGCGCTGGGAATCGGAGGTGGGCGAAGGTCCTTGGTGCCAGCATGTTCATCTGTTCTCCTCCATGCCACTTTCAGGTGAGACATTCATCCCTTACTATTCGGGTCATGTCATTGACATCCTGAGAGGTGATTTTGACCCTGATGCCTTTGCCAGCGccatctttttcatgtgtctcttctCGGTCGGCAGGTAGGTGATGCTTAATTGGGTTCATTTGCTAGCCTCGCATCTTGACGGGGACCCTCCATCTCCTGACTCTGTTTTCAGAGCCTTTAGTACATGAAGCATAAAGTACTTAAACCAGAATATGTGTGAAAGTGTTTATTCACCGTTCTGTTTCACACTCTCAGccactcattctttcattcaccCTATTTACCCAACATTATGCTTCCAATCCATACTTGCTACTGTTTGCTGAAGCCAGCTCCTCGGAAGTGACTCCCAGACCCATATTTCTACGCCCAGCTCTAGTCTTGTAGTTCACCTGTCTTCTTGACACGGCCATTGGACAACCCGCTGTCATCTCACACTCCATATACCCAGACCTTCAAATGTATCATACTCCCTCCTGGTCTTCTTGAAAGTGGCTCCCTCTTTTATTCCCACGTACGAAACAACCAGGTCCTAGGCTCCGTCAGTACCGTTGATGCCTTTCTGATGTTCAGACACTAGCCCCACCGTTTTCTGCTTTCAAAGTGTTCCTCCTATGGCTCTTTTCTGGCCATTCTCATGGTAATTGCTAGAGTTCAAACCCTCCTCATTTTATGTCTGACTATCCCAACAGCCTTCTAAACATGGAAACCATATTTTGTGAAATACTTGCTTCTATCTTTCccatttttccttcaaattttattGTATAAATGGTTGGCCTAAGAGGAATTCTCAACTCCAGGACAATAGAGGTGAGGGAACAGCATGTCTCTGGGGCTCCAGAGAAGAGGTGGGCAAGGGAATTCATTGCTGCAGTTCCCAGAGTAAAGTAGAAAGGAGGactttggggtggggaggcaagAGACTGAGACGGAGGGGGAGGGTAGAGGAACAGTAACGAAGAAGGTGGGCTCTGGGTCAGGCAGGACCATAAGCTATTTCTCttgatatttcttcattttcttctttttttaaaaatatttatttatttaacagagagagagagagagagagagatcacaagtaggtagagaggcaggcagagagagagggaggcaggctccctgctgagcagagaacccaatgccagggctccatcccaggaccctgagatcatgacctgagctgaaggcagagactttaacccactgagccccccaggtgcccaaatCTCTTAGTTTCTATTATGGTCTTCCCTACATCTAGCATGGAGTGAGCTCCATAGATACTCGTGAATTTGTATATGTTATGATTTTCTTCCCACATCTAGCTCTCCCTGTCCTGTTTTTCCTGCCTCTGTTTGTTCCTGTCCCtctccttgtctccctctctctctctgcttctcttctgcctctcaTGGTGCACTTTCTCCAACgttgtatttcttttcattctgtgCTTTCTCCTCTGCTTCTCTTACTCGTCCCCTCCCTCTGGGCACCTGTGTCCTCTTCATCCCCGTTCCCTGTTCCTTCCCTCATCCATAGCTCACTGTGTGCCGGCTGCCGAGGGAGCTGCTTCATCTTCACCATGTCCAGGGTCAACGTGCGGGTCCGGCAGctgcttttctcctcccttctgcggcaggacctcagtttcttccagGATACTAAGACAGGTGGGGCCTGGAGTCCAGGTCTGGGATTCCCCTGGACATTTCTTGCCTCTCAGTTACCCTCCAGCCTGTAAACAGTCTCTCTTCCCACCTACACCCATGGTGCCAGGGTGAGGAGCTGCTGAGCTCTCTTTTGGGATGGGGTAGTGAGGTCGTCTCCACTGGTCTCTGCAAGTGAGGGGGTGTGTTTAGAAGAGGGGGCTGTGTCAGTGGAGACGGTCGGTGGGGGCAGTCTCTGGGTGTTCTGCTTTACACATGGTTTCCTCACTGGCTCTGTCCTTCCCAGGGGAGCTGCATTCGAGACTGAGCTCAGATACCAAACTGATGAGCTGCTGGCTTGCTCTGAACGCCAACGTGCTCTTGCGAAGCCTGGTCAAAGTGGTGGGACTGTATGGCTTCATGCTCAGACTGTCCCCCCGGCtggccctcctctctctgctcaagGTGCCTCTGGCAATAACAGCTCAAAAAGTGTACGATGTCCGCCATCAGGTATGTGGGGATGTTAGGGAATCCCCAGGGCAGAAGAAGCTATCCTAGAGGTCTtctcttccagcctccagagcagTAGCTCTGACAGGCTTGAGAAGGGTCCCGTCCCCTGGGATTttatgtaagtgtgtgtgtgtgtgtgtgtgtgtgtgtgtgtgtgtgtgtgtgtgtgtgtgtttgtgagagggaaaggagagtgggagaagaagagggagcatTTTTCTGGAAACAGGATAACTTCCTACTAGATTCTCAAAGGAGTCTGGGCCTACCTTCCccacaaaaagattaaaaatgctgTCTTGGAGGACTTTAGTTAGAGTTTTCCCCTTTCTAATCAGGGGAAATCAATTTGGGTGGAGTGTAGAGAAAGTAGAAAAGTGCAGTATCagttctgctttctctctttttcttttagaaaagtgGTAGTAAAgtttacataacataaaattgaccatttttactattttttattttgccattcagtggcattaagtacactcacattgttgtgcaaggatcaccaccatccatctccagaaactGTCTCCATCTTCCCACGATGAAACTTGGTACCTATTAAATAATAAATCCccatttcccctcctcccagcccttggCAGTGACGGGTCTATTTCCTGTCTCCATGAATCTGATTACTCTAGGTATCTCATGTAAGTgggatcatgcagtatttgtctttttgtgattggcttatttcacttagtgtactgtcctccaggttcatccctgttgtagcaCATATCAGAATTCTCTTCCTATTTAAGGCTAATATGCCATTGATGCGTGTTTTGTTAATCCATTCGTCTCTTTCCGGatgcttgggttgcttccaccttttggctattgtgaataatgctactgtaaacatgggtgtacaaatatttgttcaagtctctgctttcagttcttttggggaTATACCCAGATGCAGAATTGCTGGATgttatggtaattctgtttttaatatttggaagATCACCGCCATAATGGTTTTCACGGCGCCTGCACCTTTTGACATTCCCCTTGGCAATACACAAGGGTTTCGGTTTCTCCACCTTCTTCTCCAGCACTTatcttctg from Meles meles chromosome 5, mMelMel3.1 paternal haplotype, whole genome shotgun sequence includes these protein-coding regions:
- the PSMB8 gene encoding proteasome subunit beta type-8; translation: MALLEVCGAPRGQWKDCAVPTLGSQFRSDPGHYSFSLRSPEFAFPRGMQPTEFFQSLGGNGERNVQIEMNHGTTTLAFKFQQGVIVAVDSRATAGSYIASTRVNKVIEINPYLLGTMSGCAADCLYWERLLAKECRLYYLRNGERISVSAASKLLSNMVFQYRGMNLSMGSMICGWDKKGPGLYYVSEDGTRLSGSMFSTGSGNCYAYGVMDSGYRPDLSPEEAYELGRKAIVYATHRDSYSGGVVNMYHMKEDGWVKVESRDVSDLLHQYRETSQ